A single genomic interval of Argopecten irradians isolate NY chromosome 8, Ai_NY, whole genome shotgun sequence harbors:
- the LOC138329206 gene encoding proline-rich transmembrane protein 1-like, which yields MSSEKGGGPPSYTPQGQYGQPPPPPGQYGQPPPMAPPGYDSVNQSYGAPPPAPMYPGEHPHFQPQMGAGQTQIHVVPPPQTFSEPPPPDYMNRAIFTTICCFWPVGIFAIMKANEAKNAYHRGDFEGARSSANSARQLSNIAIFAGVASIVVSMIIVGVYVGLIMTNMRSY from the exons ATGAGCAGTGAAAAAGGAG GTGGACCACCAAGCTACACGCCCCAGGGCCAGTATGGACAGCCTCCACCACCACCTGGCCAGTATGGACAGCCTCCACCAATGGCACCACCAGGGTATGATTCGGTAAATCAGTCGTATGGTGCCCCACCACCAGCACCAATGTACCCAGGCGAACATCCACATTTCCAACCACAGATGGGTGCTGGGCAAACCCAG ATCCATGTGGTACCCCCACCCCAGACGTTCTCAGAACCCCCTCCACCAGACTACATGAACAGGGCCATCTTTACTACGATCTGCTGCTTTTGGCCAGTCGGGATTTTTGCCATTATGAAAGCAAATGAA gCCAAAAATGCCTATCATCGTGGTGACTTTGAAGGTGCAAGATCAAGTGCCAATTCTGCCCGACAACTTTCCAACATTGCCATTTTCGCTGGTGTTGCCAGTATTGTCGTATCCATGATCATTGTCGGAGTATATGTTGGTCTGATCATGACCAATATGAGGAGCTACTAG
- the LOC138329207 gene encoding proline-rich transmembrane protein 1-like, producing the protein MSGEKGAPGYAYPPQYGQPTPPGYNAVPQQQSYGPPSGAPMYQGDHPHFQPQMAAGQTQIHVVPPPQTFSEPPPPDYMTRAIFTTVCCFWPVGIFAIMKASEAKNAYARGDFQRARELSDSARRFSNIAIFAGVASIIVSMIIVGVYVGLIMTNMRSY; encoded by the exons ATGAGTGGTGAAAAGGGAG CGCCAGGATATGCCTATCCACCCCAGTATGGGCAGCCCACACCACCAGGTTATAATGCAGTGCCACAACAGCAGTCATATGGACCTCCATCGGGAGCCCCAATGTATCAAGGTGATCATCCACATTTCCAACCTCAGATGGCGGCTGGACAAACACAG ATCCACGTAGTGCCCCCACCCCAGACCTTCTCAGAACCCCCTCCACCTGATTACATGACCAGGGCTATCTTCACCACGGTCTGCTGTTTCTGGCCAGTGGGAATATTTGCCATCATGAAAGCCAGTGAG GCAAAAAATGCTTATGCAAGAGGTGACTTTCAGCGGGCGAGAGAGCTTTCAGACTCGGCCAGGCGATTTTCCAACATCGCCATTTTCGCTGGTGTTGCCAGTATTATTGTGTCCATGATCATTGTCGGAGTATATGTGGGTCTGATCATGACTAATATGAGGAGCTACTAG